The proteins below are encoded in one region of Salmo salar chromosome ssa02, Ssal_v3.1, whole genome shotgun sequence:
- the LOC123727778 gene encoding GMP reductase 1, with translation MPRIDVDVKLDFKDVLFRPKRSSLKSRSEQTLFTAMQKHYTVEQWKAFAAKFPECLEHIAVSSGSGQADLEKLCSVLKAVSDIRFICLDVANGYSEHFVEFVKTVRGRFPQHTIMAGNVVTGEMVEELILAGADIIKVGIGPGSVCTTRIKTGVGYPQLSAVIECADSAHGLKGHIISDGGCSCPGDVAKAFGAGADFVMLGGMLAGHDQCAGEVIERNGRKVKLFYGMSSDTAMKKHVGGVAEYRASEGRTVEVPYRGDVEATIRDILGGLRSTCTYVGAAKLKELSRRTTFIRVTQQASHMFT, from the exons CAAACTCTCTTCACCGCCATGCAGAAGCACTACACTGTGGAGCAGTGGAAGGCTTTTGCAGCCAAGTTTCCAGAATGTTTGGAG CACATAGCGGTCAGCTCAGGCAGCGGTCAAGCCGACCTGGAGAAGCTGTGCAGCGTCCTGAAGGCCGTCTCTGACATCAGATTCATCTGTCTGGACGTGGCCAACGGCTACTCTGAACACTTTGTGGAGTTTGTCAAAACCGTCAGGGGGAGGTTTCCCCAACACACTATCATG GCTGGCAACGTGGTGACAGGAGAGATGGTGGAGGAGCTGATCCTGGCAGGAGCTGACATCATTAAAGTGGGTATTGGGCCAG GTTCTGTGTGTACGACGCGTATTAAGACGGGAGTGGGATACCCCCAGCTCAGTGCTGTCATAGAGTGTGCAGACTCCGCCCACGGCCTGAAGGGTCACATCATCTCA GATGGCGGATGCAGCTGTCCTGGCGATGTGGCTAAGGCATTTG gCGCTGGAGCTGATTTTGTGATGCTGGGGGGCATGCTGGCTGGCCACGACCAGTGTGCCGGGGAGGTCATTGAGAGGAATGGCAGAAAGGTCAAGCTGTTCTATGGGATGAGCTCTGACACGGCCATGAAGAAACATGTAGGGGGAGTGGCAGAGTACAG aGCGTCAGAGGGCAGGACGGTGGAGGTACCGTACAGGGGGGATGTAGAGGCCACCATCAGGGACATTCTGGGTGGTCTGCGCTCCACCTGCACCTACGTAGGAGCTGCCAAACTGAAGGAGCTCAGTCGCAGGACCACCTTTATCAGAGTCACACAGCAGGCCAGCCACATGTTCACATAG